The following proteins are encoded in a genomic region of Oncorhynchus kisutch isolate 150728-3 linkage group LG6, Okis_V2, whole genome shotgun sequence:
- the LOC109898607 gene encoding sterol regulatory element-binding protein 2 isoform X3 — protein MDSNVSGEYISTMENMDPTLSELGDEFTLGDIDEMLQFVSNQVGDFPDLFEDQMASAGSLQNGAGATPRPPLQAPQTPQTTTTVYQNSNVTLTPTQTLAPQSLPLTPPQTPVQTFSSGQHHIRAPPLLQPRPQMQAIQPQPQQQPTIQVHSQSIPMQTHSFPVHTLVQTHNQALPIQTQAQTVMITSSGGQSRFIQNPVICHQSPTTSFQVLQPQMQSIMTSPQVQPMTIQHQRLLQTGQTIQTLSTAPTVHTMQQQVQQVPLLVHQPQILKTENLVLTTLKSDGTQVLSTMQNPGITTLTHPIQTQTLQTLMGSNILTTVPVMMGGGDKLPIKQLSSGTSHCVGGNRQVMDHGMGMVMGPGGVMKEGERRTTHNIIEKRYRSSINDKILELRDLVMGGDAKMHKSGVLRKAIDYIKYLQQVNHKLRQENLALKMNSKNKSVVLSDDVEMKPEMLMMSPPASESGSGSPREFSPYCIDSEPGSPLLDHEQVKSEPGSPSSVGVMDRSRLLLCALTFFCLSVNPLPSLLGSEAQSSSGLTSAHRASRTLFSLPSQTHNFATWLWCLLPWLTVWILSGVGAVWGCVRVLYLWEPVTPLHSPKSVSFWRQRKQADLHLNRGDYTAAVASLKTCLSVLTRALPTTSWDLLFSLSWNLIRYCLHHPTPLGWLVRQVGGKHKGEESKTSSRDAALVYHRLSQLQLTGKLPQSSGLWALSLSMSAVNLSESAQSKMSPTQQAHIYVTAATALRTVLGHHLSCLPGYLLSCAEGVASQSDSKPIPDCLHWLFTPLGRQFFLSCDWSVKSESREGVYTSQRDPADPIAQLHRCFCEKLLERAVHSLIQPPTDTEADKPKNNSGEFSSALEFLQLLNSCTEESSSPPFPAPPNHTTMPVADPVSRWWALVLKAAAHWLQGDDVAVRSLLAEAERMPRALHTLDHPLPKAVLLLCKAVQMSLSPLKGEGAVACLSHCDRASSYLRTSISVPLSAQSGNWLNKGVELLVCDLLLTLRTSLWQRGSSSNGEPGPAPSSQLAGFQQDLSSLRRLGQCYRQAQHKVFLHETTVRLMAGASPTRTHQLLEHSLRRRTNNPGYTTAEGDCVLGERERAHAILLACRHLPLPLLTPPGHRARLLAEAKRTLERVGDRRSLQDCQQILLRLSGGTTIAAS, from the exons ATGGACAGTAACGTTAGTGGGGAGTACATCTCGACCATGGAAAATATGGATCCGACTTTGTCAGAACTAGGGGACGAATTTACACTGGGCGACATCGATG AGATGCTCCAGTTCGTCAGCAACCAGGTGGGGGACTTCCCCGACCTCTTTGAGGACCAGATGGCCTCTGCGGGCTCCCTACAGAACGGTGCTGGGGCCACCCCACGCCCACCCCTTCAAGCCCCACAGACACCCCAGACCACTACCACAGTTTACCAGAACAGCAACGTGACCCTCACCCCCACCCAAACACTGGccccccagtccctgcccctcACCCCACCACAGACCCCAGTCCAGACGTTCTCTTCAGGGCAGCATCATATCCGCGCCCCTCCCCTGCTCCAGCCCCGGCCCCAGATGCAGGCcatccagccccagccccagcagcAACCCACCATCCAGGTCCATAGCCAGAGCATCCCCATGCAGACGCATAGCTTCCCTGTGCACACCCTGGTCCAGACCCACAACCAGGCTCTGCCCATCCAGACCCAGGCCCAGACGGTGATGATCACATCCAGTGGCGGCCAGTCCCGCTTCATCCAGAACCCTGTCATCTGCCACCAGAGTCCCACAACAAGCTTCCAAG TCCTCCAACCGCAGATGCAGagcataatgacatcaccacaGGTTCAACCCATGACCATCCAGCACCAGAGACTACTGCAGACTGGCCAGACCATCCAGACTCTCTCCACCGCGCCTACAGTCCACACCATGCAACAGCAGGTTCAACAGGTACCC ctTCTGGTCCACCAGCCTCAGATTCTGAAGACTGAGAATCTGGTTCTGACCACCCTGAAATCTGATGGGACACAGGTTCTGTCCACCATGCAGAACCCTGGGATCACCACCTTGACCCATCCTATCCAGACACAGACTCTACAG ACTCTGATGGGCAGTAACATCTTGACCACTGTGCCTGTCAtgatggggggtggagacaagctgCCCATCAAACAGCTGTCGTCAGGCACCTCCCACTGTGTAGGTGGGAACAGGCAGGTGATGGACCACGGGATGGGAATGGTGATGGGTCCAGGGGGGGTgatgaaggagggggagaggagaaccaCCCACAACATCATCGAGAAGAGGTACCGCTCCTCCATCAATGACAAGATCCTGGAGCTGAGAGACCTGGTCATGGGTGGCGACGCCAAG ATGCACAAGTCAGGAGTGCTGAGGAAAGCCATCGACTACATCAAATACCTGCAGCAGGTCAACCACAAACTACGGCAGGAGAACCTGGCCCTCAAGATGAACAGCAAGAACA AGTCAGTGGTGCTGTCTGACGATGTGGAGATGAAACCAGAGATGCTGATGATGTCACCTCCAGCCTCAGAGTCTGGGTCAGGATCTCCTCGTGAGTTCTCTCCATACTGCATCGACTCCGAGCCTGGCAGTCCCTTACTGGACCATGAGCAG gTGAAGAGTGAGCCTGGCTCACCCTCTTCCGTGGGAGTGATGGATCGCTCTCGTCTCCTCCTCTGTGCCCTCACCTTCTTCTGCCTCTCCGTCAACCCCCTGCCCTCTCTCCTGGGATCTGAGGCCCAGAGCAGCTCTGGCTTGACATCTGCACACAGAGCCTCCAGGACACTGTTCTCATTACCCAGCCAGACCCACAACTTTG CGACCTGGCTTTGGTGCCTGTTGCCATGGTTGACGGTATGGATTTTGAGCGGTGTTGGGGCAGTGTGGGGCTGTGTTAGGGTCCTCTACCTCTGGGAGCCTGTCACCCCCCTCCACTCGCCCAAATCAGTCTCCTTCTGGAGGCAGCGTAAACAAGCAGACCTACATCTCAACAGA GGTGACTATACAGCAGCCGTGGCCAGTTTGAAAACCTGCCTGTCAGTCTTGACCAGAGCCCTGCCCACCACCAGTTGggacctcctcttctccctctcctggaACCTAATTCGCTACTGTCTGCATCACCCCACCCCTCTGGGCTGGCTGGTTCGCCAGGTTGGTGGGAAGCACAAGGGGGAGGAGTCCAAGACCAGCTCCCGGGACGCAGCTCTGGTCTACCATAGGCTGAGCCAGCTGCAACTCACAG ggaaGCTTCCCCAGAGCAGTGGCCTGtgggctctgtctctgtctatgagtGCTGTCAACCTCAGTGAGAGCGCCCAAAGCAAGATGTCCCCCACCCAGCAGGCCCATATCTATGTCACCGCGGCAACAGCTTTGCGCACTGTACTGGGCCACCACCTCTCCTGCCTGCCT GGTTACCTTTTGAGCTGTGCTGAGGGTGTGGCCAGCCAATCAGACTCCAAGCCCATCCCTGACTGTCTGCACTGGCTCTTCACCCCATTGGGCAGGCAGTTCTTCCTCAGCTGTGATTGGTCTGTGAAGTCTGAGAGCAGAGAGGGCGTGTACACTTCCCAGAGAGACCCAG CTGACCCCATCGCCCAGCTGCATCGTTGTTTCTGTGAGAAGCTGCTGGAGAGAGCTGTTCACTCCCTCATCCAGCCCCCCACTGACACGGAGGCAGACAAGCCCAAGAACAACTCGGG ggagtTCTCCAGTGCCTTGGAGTTTCTCCAGCTATTGAACAGCTGCACAGAGGAGTCCTCCTCACCTCCCTTCCCAGCCCCACCTAATCACACCACCATGCCAG TGGCAGACCCAGTGAGTCGCTGGTGGGCATTGGTCCTAAAGGCTGCTGCCCATTGGCTGCAAGGAGATGATGTCGCTGTGAGGTCGCTGCTGGCAGAGGCAGAGCGCATGCCCAGAGCTCTCCATACCCTCGA TCATCCGTTGCCCAAGGCTGTGCTGCTGCTGTGTAAGGCGGTGCAGATGAGCCTGTCTCCTCTGAAGGGAGAGGGGGCGGtggcctgtctgtctcactgcGACAGGGCCAGCAGCTACCTGCGCACCAGCATCTCTGTTCCCCTGTCCGCCCAGTCTGGCAACTGGCTCAACAAG GGGGTGGAGCTCCTGGTCTGTGACCTCTTGCTGACCCTCAGGACCAGCCTATGGCAAAGAGGAAGCAGCAGCAATGGGGAGCCAGGCCCCGCCCCTAGCTCCCAATTGGCTGGATTCCAGCAGGACCTGAGTTCGTTGCGAAGGCTGGGCCAATGCTACAGACAGGCACAACACAAG GTGTTCCTGCATGAGACCACAGTGAGGCTGATGGCTGGAGCCAGTCCCACCCGCACACACCAGCTACTGGAGCACAGCCTCCGACGCAGGACCAACAACCCTGGATACACCACGG CTGAGGGTGACTGTGTTCTGGGTGAGCGTGAAAGGGCTCATGCTATCCTGCTGGCGTGCCGCCACCTACCCTTACCCCTGCTGACCCCACCAGGGCACCGCGCCCGCCTGCTGGCCGAGGCCAAGCGCACCCTTGAGCGTGTGGGCGACCGCCGCTCCCTACAGGACTGCCAGCAGATCCTGCTCCGCCTCAGCGGGGGCACCACCATCGCGGCCTCCTGA
- the LOC109898607 gene encoding sterol regulatory element-binding protein 2 isoform X2 translates to MDSNVSGEYISTMENMDPTLSELGDEFTLGDIDEMLQFVSNQVGDFPDLFEDQMASAGSLQNGAGATPRPPLQAPQTPQTTTTVYQNSNVTLTPTQTLAPQSLPLTPPQTPVQTFSSGQHHIRAPPLLQPRPQMQAIQPQPQQQPTIQVHSQSIPMQTHSFPVHTLVQTHNQALPIQTQAQTVMITSSGGQSRFIQNPVICHQSPTTSFQVLQPQMQSIMTSPQVQPMTIQHQRLLQTGQTIQTLSTAPTVHTMQQQVQQLLVHQPQILKTENLVLTTLKSDGTQVLSTMQNPGITTLTHPIQTQTLQVPTLMGSNILTTVPVMMGGGDKLPIKQLSSGTSHCVGGNRQVMDHGMGMVMGPGGVMKEGERRTTHNIIEKRYRSSINDKILELRDLVMGGDAKMHKSGVLRKAIDYIKYLQQVNHKLRQENLALKMNSKNKSVVLSDDVEMKPEMLMMSPPASESGSGSPREFSPYCIDSEPGSPLLDHEQVKSEPGSPSSVGVMDRSRLLLCALTFFCLSVNPLPSLLGSEAQSSSGLTSAHRASRTLFSLPSQTHNFATWLWCLLPWLTVWILSGVGAVWGCVRVLYLWEPVTPLHSPKSVSFWRQRKQADLHLNRGDYTAAVASLKTCLSVLTRALPTTSWDLLFSLSWNLIRYCLHHPTPLGWLVRQVGGKHKGEESKTSSRDAALVYHRLSQLQLTGKLPQSSGLWALSLSMSAVNLSESAQSKMSPTQQAHIYVTAATALRTVLGHHLSCLPGYLLSCAEGVASQSDSKPIPDCLHWLFTPLGRQFFLSCDWSVKSESREGVYTSQRDPADPIAQLHRCFCEKLLERAVHSLIQPPTDTEADKPKNNSGEFSSALEFLQLLNSCTEESSSPPFPAPPNHTTMPVADPVSRWWALVLKAAAHWLQGDDVAVRSLLAEAERMPRALHTLDHPLPKAVLLLCKAVQMSLSPLKGEGAVACLSHCDRASSYLRTSISVPLSAQSGNWLNKGVELLVCDLLLTLRTSLWQRGSSSNGEPGPAPSSQLAGFQQDLSSLRRLGQCYRQAQHKVFLHETTVRLMAGASPTRTHQLLEHSLRRRTNNPGYTTAEGDCVLGERERAHAILLACRHLPLPLLTPPGHRARLLAEAKRTLERVGDRRSLQDCQQILLRLSGGTTIAAS, encoded by the exons ATGGACAGTAACGTTAGTGGGGAGTACATCTCGACCATGGAAAATATGGATCCGACTTTGTCAGAACTAGGGGACGAATTTACACTGGGCGACATCGATG AGATGCTCCAGTTCGTCAGCAACCAGGTGGGGGACTTCCCCGACCTCTTTGAGGACCAGATGGCCTCTGCGGGCTCCCTACAGAACGGTGCTGGGGCCACCCCACGCCCACCCCTTCAAGCCCCACAGACACCCCAGACCACTACCACAGTTTACCAGAACAGCAACGTGACCCTCACCCCCACCCAAACACTGGccccccagtccctgcccctcACCCCACCACAGACCCCAGTCCAGACGTTCTCTTCAGGGCAGCATCATATCCGCGCCCCTCCCCTGCTCCAGCCCCGGCCCCAGATGCAGGCcatccagccccagccccagcagcAACCCACCATCCAGGTCCATAGCCAGAGCATCCCCATGCAGACGCATAGCTTCCCTGTGCACACCCTGGTCCAGACCCACAACCAGGCTCTGCCCATCCAGACCCAGGCCCAGACGGTGATGATCACATCCAGTGGCGGCCAGTCCCGCTTCATCCAGAACCCTGTCATCTGCCACCAGAGTCCCACAACAAGCTTCCAAG TCCTCCAACCGCAGATGCAGagcataatgacatcaccacaGGTTCAACCCATGACCATCCAGCACCAGAGACTACTGCAGACTGGCCAGACCATCCAGACTCTCTCCACCGCGCCTACAGTCCACACCATGCAACAGCAGGTTCAACAG ctTCTGGTCCACCAGCCTCAGATTCTGAAGACTGAGAATCTGGTTCTGACCACCCTGAAATCTGATGGGACACAGGTTCTGTCCACCATGCAGAACCCTGGGATCACCACCTTGACCCATCCTATCCAGACACAGACTCTACAGGTACCG ACTCTGATGGGCAGTAACATCTTGACCACTGTGCCTGTCAtgatggggggtggagacaagctgCCCATCAAACAGCTGTCGTCAGGCACCTCCCACTGTGTAGGTGGGAACAGGCAGGTGATGGACCACGGGATGGGAATGGTGATGGGTCCAGGGGGGGTgatgaaggagggggagaggagaaccaCCCACAACATCATCGAGAAGAGGTACCGCTCCTCCATCAATGACAAGATCCTGGAGCTGAGAGACCTGGTCATGGGTGGCGACGCCAAG ATGCACAAGTCAGGAGTGCTGAGGAAAGCCATCGACTACATCAAATACCTGCAGCAGGTCAACCACAAACTACGGCAGGAGAACCTGGCCCTCAAGATGAACAGCAAGAACA AGTCAGTGGTGCTGTCTGACGATGTGGAGATGAAACCAGAGATGCTGATGATGTCACCTCCAGCCTCAGAGTCTGGGTCAGGATCTCCTCGTGAGTTCTCTCCATACTGCATCGACTCCGAGCCTGGCAGTCCCTTACTGGACCATGAGCAG gTGAAGAGTGAGCCTGGCTCACCCTCTTCCGTGGGAGTGATGGATCGCTCTCGTCTCCTCCTCTGTGCCCTCACCTTCTTCTGCCTCTCCGTCAACCCCCTGCCCTCTCTCCTGGGATCTGAGGCCCAGAGCAGCTCTGGCTTGACATCTGCACACAGAGCCTCCAGGACACTGTTCTCATTACCCAGCCAGACCCACAACTTTG CGACCTGGCTTTGGTGCCTGTTGCCATGGTTGACGGTATGGATTTTGAGCGGTGTTGGGGCAGTGTGGGGCTGTGTTAGGGTCCTCTACCTCTGGGAGCCTGTCACCCCCCTCCACTCGCCCAAATCAGTCTCCTTCTGGAGGCAGCGTAAACAAGCAGACCTACATCTCAACAGA GGTGACTATACAGCAGCCGTGGCCAGTTTGAAAACCTGCCTGTCAGTCTTGACCAGAGCCCTGCCCACCACCAGTTGggacctcctcttctccctctcctggaACCTAATTCGCTACTGTCTGCATCACCCCACCCCTCTGGGCTGGCTGGTTCGCCAGGTTGGTGGGAAGCACAAGGGGGAGGAGTCCAAGACCAGCTCCCGGGACGCAGCTCTGGTCTACCATAGGCTGAGCCAGCTGCAACTCACAG ggaaGCTTCCCCAGAGCAGTGGCCTGtgggctctgtctctgtctatgagtGCTGTCAACCTCAGTGAGAGCGCCCAAAGCAAGATGTCCCCCACCCAGCAGGCCCATATCTATGTCACCGCGGCAACAGCTTTGCGCACTGTACTGGGCCACCACCTCTCCTGCCTGCCT GGTTACCTTTTGAGCTGTGCTGAGGGTGTGGCCAGCCAATCAGACTCCAAGCCCATCCCTGACTGTCTGCACTGGCTCTTCACCCCATTGGGCAGGCAGTTCTTCCTCAGCTGTGATTGGTCTGTGAAGTCTGAGAGCAGAGAGGGCGTGTACACTTCCCAGAGAGACCCAG CTGACCCCATCGCCCAGCTGCATCGTTGTTTCTGTGAGAAGCTGCTGGAGAGAGCTGTTCACTCCCTCATCCAGCCCCCCACTGACACGGAGGCAGACAAGCCCAAGAACAACTCGGG ggagtTCTCCAGTGCCTTGGAGTTTCTCCAGCTATTGAACAGCTGCACAGAGGAGTCCTCCTCACCTCCCTTCCCAGCCCCACCTAATCACACCACCATGCCAG TGGCAGACCCAGTGAGTCGCTGGTGGGCATTGGTCCTAAAGGCTGCTGCCCATTGGCTGCAAGGAGATGATGTCGCTGTGAGGTCGCTGCTGGCAGAGGCAGAGCGCATGCCCAGAGCTCTCCATACCCTCGA TCATCCGTTGCCCAAGGCTGTGCTGCTGCTGTGTAAGGCGGTGCAGATGAGCCTGTCTCCTCTGAAGGGAGAGGGGGCGGtggcctgtctgtctcactgcGACAGGGCCAGCAGCTACCTGCGCACCAGCATCTCTGTTCCCCTGTCCGCCCAGTCTGGCAACTGGCTCAACAAG GGGGTGGAGCTCCTGGTCTGTGACCTCTTGCTGACCCTCAGGACCAGCCTATGGCAAAGAGGAAGCAGCAGCAATGGGGAGCCAGGCCCCGCCCCTAGCTCCCAATTGGCTGGATTCCAGCAGGACCTGAGTTCGTTGCGAAGGCTGGGCCAATGCTACAGACAGGCACAACACAAG GTGTTCCTGCATGAGACCACAGTGAGGCTGATGGCTGGAGCCAGTCCCACCCGCACACACCAGCTACTGGAGCACAGCCTCCGACGCAGGACCAACAACCCTGGATACACCACGG CTGAGGGTGACTGTGTTCTGGGTGAGCGTGAAAGGGCTCATGCTATCCTGCTGGCGTGCCGCCACCTACCCTTACCCCTGCTGACCCCACCAGGGCACCGCGCCCGCCTGCTGGCCGAGGCCAAGCGCACCCTTGAGCGTGTGGGCGACCGCCGCTCCCTACAGGACTGCCAGCAGATCCTGCTCCGCCTCAGCGGGGGCACCACCATCGCGGCCTCCTGA
- the LOC109898607 gene encoding sterol regulatory element-binding protein 2 isoform X4: MDSNVSGEYISTMENMDPTLSELGDEFTLGDIDEMLQFVSNQVGDFPDLFEDQMASAGSLQNGAGATPRPPLQAPQTPQTTTTVYQNSNVTLTPTQTLAPQSLPLTPPQTPVQTFSSGQHHIRAPPLLQPRPQMQAIQPQPQQQPTIQVHSQSIPMQTHSFPVHTLVQTHNQALPIQTQAQTVMITSSGGQSRFIQNPVICHQSPTTSFQVLQPQMQSIMTSPQVQPMTIQHQRLLQTGQTIQTLSTAPTVHTMQQQVQQLLVHQPQILKTENLVLTTLKSDGTQVLSTMQNPGITTLTHPIQTQTLQTLMGSNILTTVPVMMGGGDKLPIKQLSSGTSHCVGGNRQVMDHGMGMVMGPGGVMKEGERRTTHNIIEKRYRSSINDKILELRDLVMGGDAKMHKSGVLRKAIDYIKYLQQVNHKLRQENLALKMNSKNKSVVLSDDVEMKPEMLMMSPPASESGSGSPREFSPYCIDSEPGSPLLDHEQVKSEPGSPSSVGVMDRSRLLLCALTFFCLSVNPLPSLLGSEAQSSSGLTSAHRASRTLFSLPSQTHNFATWLWCLLPWLTVWILSGVGAVWGCVRVLYLWEPVTPLHSPKSVSFWRQRKQADLHLNRGDYTAAVASLKTCLSVLTRALPTTSWDLLFSLSWNLIRYCLHHPTPLGWLVRQVGGKHKGEESKTSSRDAALVYHRLSQLQLTGKLPQSSGLWALSLSMSAVNLSESAQSKMSPTQQAHIYVTAATALRTVLGHHLSCLPGYLLSCAEGVASQSDSKPIPDCLHWLFTPLGRQFFLSCDWSVKSESREGVYTSQRDPADPIAQLHRCFCEKLLERAVHSLIQPPTDTEADKPKNNSGEFSSALEFLQLLNSCTEESSSPPFPAPPNHTTMPVADPVSRWWALVLKAAAHWLQGDDVAVRSLLAEAERMPRALHTLDHPLPKAVLLLCKAVQMSLSPLKGEGAVACLSHCDRASSYLRTSISVPLSAQSGNWLNKGVELLVCDLLLTLRTSLWQRGSSSNGEPGPAPSSQLAGFQQDLSSLRRLGQCYRQAQHKVFLHETTVRLMAGASPTRTHQLLEHSLRRRTNNPGYTTAEGDCVLGERERAHAILLACRHLPLPLLTPPGHRARLLAEAKRTLERVGDRRSLQDCQQILLRLSGGTTIAAS; this comes from the exons ATGGACAGTAACGTTAGTGGGGAGTACATCTCGACCATGGAAAATATGGATCCGACTTTGTCAGAACTAGGGGACGAATTTACACTGGGCGACATCGATG AGATGCTCCAGTTCGTCAGCAACCAGGTGGGGGACTTCCCCGACCTCTTTGAGGACCAGATGGCCTCTGCGGGCTCCCTACAGAACGGTGCTGGGGCCACCCCACGCCCACCCCTTCAAGCCCCACAGACACCCCAGACCACTACCACAGTTTACCAGAACAGCAACGTGACCCTCACCCCCACCCAAACACTGGccccccagtccctgcccctcACCCCACCACAGACCCCAGTCCAGACGTTCTCTTCAGGGCAGCATCATATCCGCGCCCCTCCCCTGCTCCAGCCCCGGCCCCAGATGCAGGCcatccagccccagccccagcagcAACCCACCATCCAGGTCCATAGCCAGAGCATCCCCATGCAGACGCATAGCTTCCCTGTGCACACCCTGGTCCAGACCCACAACCAGGCTCTGCCCATCCAGACCCAGGCCCAGACGGTGATGATCACATCCAGTGGCGGCCAGTCCCGCTTCATCCAGAACCCTGTCATCTGCCACCAGAGTCCCACAACAAGCTTCCAAG TCCTCCAACCGCAGATGCAGagcataatgacatcaccacaGGTTCAACCCATGACCATCCAGCACCAGAGACTACTGCAGACTGGCCAGACCATCCAGACTCTCTCCACCGCGCCTACAGTCCACACCATGCAACAGCAGGTTCAACAG ctTCTGGTCCACCAGCCTCAGATTCTGAAGACTGAGAATCTGGTTCTGACCACCCTGAAATCTGATGGGACACAGGTTCTGTCCACCATGCAGAACCCTGGGATCACCACCTTGACCCATCCTATCCAGACACAGACTCTACAG ACTCTGATGGGCAGTAACATCTTGACCACTGTGCCTGTCAtgatggggggtggagacaagctgCCCATCAAACAGCTGTCGTCAGGCACCTCCCACTGTGTAGGTGGGAACAGGCAGGTGATGGACCACGGGATGGGAATGGTGATGGGTCCAGGGGGGGTgatgaaggagggggagaggagaaccaCCCACAACATCATCGAGAAGAGGTACCGCTCCTCCATCAATGACAAGATCCTGGAGCTGAGAGACCTGGTCATGGGTGGCGACGCCAAG ATGCACAAGTCAGGAGTGCTGAGGAAAGCCATCGACTACATCAAATACCTGCAGCAGGTCAACCACAAACTACGGCAGGAGAACCTGGCCCTCAAGATGAACAGCAAGAACA AGTCAGTGGTGCTGTCTGACGATGTGGAGATGAAACCAGAGATGCTGATGATGTCACCTCCAGCCTCAGAGTCTGGGTCAGGATCTCCTCGTGAGTTCTCTCCATACTGCATCGACTCCGAGCCTGGCAGTCCCTTACTGGACCATGAGCAG gTGAAGAGTGAGCCTGGCTCACCCTCTTCCGTGGGAGTGATGGATCGCTCTCGTCTCCTCCTCTGTGCCCTCACCTTCTTCTGCCTCTCCGTCAACCCCCTGCCCTCTCTCCTGGGATCTGAGGCCCAGAGCAGCTCTGGCTTGACATCTGCACACAGAGCCTCCAGGACACTGTTCTCATTACCCAGCCAGACCCACAACTTTG CGACCTGGCTTTGGTGCCTGTTGCCATGGTTGACGGTATGGATTTTGAGCGGTGTTGGGGCAGTGTGGGGCTGTGTTAGGGTCCTCTACCTCTGGGAGCCTGTCACCCCCCTCCACTCGCCCAAATCAGTCTCCTTCTGGAGGCAGCGTAAACAAGCAGACCTACATCTCAACAGA GGTGACTATACAGCAGCCGTGGCCAGTTTGAAAACCTGCCTGTCAGTCTTGACCAGAGCCCTGCCCACCACCAGTTGggacctcctcttctccctctcctggaACCTAATTCGCTACTGTCTGCATCACCCCACCCCTCTGGGCTGGCTGGTTCGCCAGGTTGGTGGGAAGCACAAGGGGGAGGAGTCCAAGACCAGCTCCCGGGACGCAGCTCTGGTCTACCATAGGCTGAGCCAGCTGCAACTCACAG ggaaGCTTCCCCAGAGCAGTGGCCTGtgggctctgtctctgtctatgagtGCTGTCAACCTCAGTGAGAGCGCCCAAAGCAAGATGTCCCCCACCCAGCAGGCCCATATCTATGTCACCGCGGCAACAGCTTTGCGCACTGTACTGGGCCACCACCTCTCCTGCCTGCCT GGTTACCTTTTGAGCTGTGCTGAGGGTGTGGCCAGCCAATCAGACTCCAAGCCCATCCCTGACTGTCTGCACTGGCTCTTCACCCCATTGGGCAGGCAGTTCTTCCTCAGCTGTGATTGGTCTGTGAAGTCTGAGAGCAGAGAGGGCGTGTACACTTCCCAGAGAGACCCAG CTGACCCCATCGCCCAGCTGCATCGTTGTTTCTGTGAGAAGCTGCTGGAGAGAGCTGTTCACTCCCTCATCCAGCCCCCCACTGACACGGAGGCAGACAAGCCCAAGAACAACTCGGG ggagtTCTCCAGTGCCTTGGAGTTTCTCCAGCTATTGAACAGCTGCACAGAGGAGTCCTCCTCACCTCCCTTCCCAGCCCCACCTAATCACACCACCATGCCAG TGGCAGACCCAGTGAGTCGCTGGTGGGCATTGGTCCTAAAGGCTGCTGCCCATTGGCTGCAAGGAGATGATGTCGCTGTGAGGTCGCTGCTGGCAGAGGCAGAGCGCATGCCCAGAGCTCTCCATACCCTCGA TCATCCGTTGCCCAAGGCTGTGCTGCTGCTGTGTAAGGCGGTGCAGATGAGCCTGTCTCCTCTGAAGGGAGAGGGGGCGGtggcctgtctgtctcactgcGACAGGGCCAGCAGCTACCTGCGCACCAGCATCTCTGTTCCCCTGTCCGCCCAGTCTGGCAACTGGCTCAACAAG GGGGTGGAGCTCCTGGTCTGTGACCTCTTGCTGACCCTCAGGACCAGCCTATGGCAAAGAGGAAGCAGCAGCAATGGGGAGCCAGGCCCCGCCCCTAGCTCCCAATTGGCTGGATTCCAGCAGGACCTGAGTTCGTTGCGAAGGCTGGGCCAATGCTACAGACAGGCACAACACAAG GTGTTCCTGCATGAGACCACAGTGAGGCTGATGGCTGGAGCCAGTCCCACCCGCACACACCAGCTACTGGAGCACAGCCTCCGACGCAGGACCAACAACCCTGGATACACCACGG CTGAGGGTGACTGTGTTCTGGGTGAGCGTGAAAGGGCTCATGCTATCCTGCTGGCGTGCCGCCACCTACCCTTACCCCTGCTGACCCCACCAGGGCACCGCGCCCGCCTGCTGGCCGAGGCCAAGCGCACCCTTGAGCGTGTGGGCGACCGCCGCTCCCTACAGGACTGCCAGCAGATCCTGCTCCGCCTCAGCGGGGGCACCACCATCGCGGCCTCCTGA